In Escherichia ruysiae, a genomic segment contains:
- the oxyR gene encoding DNA-binding transcriptional regulator OxyR: protein MNIRDLEYLVALAEHRHFRRAADSCHVSQPTLSGQIRKLEDELGVMLLERTSRKVLFTQAGMLLVDQARTVLREVKVLKEMASQQGETMSGPLHIGLIPTVGPYLLPHIIPMLHQTFPKLEMYLHEAQTHQLLAQLDSGKLDCVILALVKESEAFIEVPLFDEPMLLAIYEDHPWANRECVPMADLAGEKLLMLEDGHCLRDQAMGFCFEAGADEDTHFRATSLETLRNMVAAGSGITLLPALAVPPERKRDGVVYLPCIKPEPRRTIGLVYRPGSPLRSRYEQLAEAIRARMDGHFDKALKQAV from the coding sequence ATGAATATTCGTGATCTTGAGTACCTGGTGGCACTAGCCGAACACCGCCATTTTCGGCGTGCGGCAGATTCCTGCCACGTTAGCCAGCCGACGCTTAGCGGGCAAATTCGTAAGCTGGAAGATGAGCTGGGCGTGATGCTGCTGGAGCGAACCAGCCGTAAAGTGTTATTCACCCAGGCGGGAATGCTGCTGGTGGATCAGGCGCGTACCGTGCTGCGTGAGGTGAAAGTCCTTAAAGAGATGGCAAGCCAGCAGGGCGAGACCATGTCCGGGCCGCTGCACATTGGTTTGATTCCCACGGTCGGGCCTTACCTGCTACCGCATATTATCCCGATGCTGCACCAGACCTTTCCAAAGCTGGAAATGTATCTGCATGAAGCGCAGACCCACCAGTTACTGGCGCAACTGGACAGTGGCAAGCTCGACTGCGTGATCCTCGCGCTGGTGAAAGAAAGCGAAGCATTCATTGAAGTGCCGTTGTTTGACGAACCAATGTTGCTGGCTATCTACGAAGATCATCCGTGGGCGAACCGCGAATGCGTACCGATGGCCGATCTGGCAGGGGAAAAACTGCTGATGCTGGAAGATGGTCACTGTCTGCGCGATCAGGCGATGGGCTTCTGCTTTGAAGCCGGGGCGGATGAAGATACACATTTCCGCGCCACCAGTCTGGAGACGCTGCGCAACATGGTGGCGGCAGGTAGCGGGATCACTTTACTGCCTGCGCTGGCTGTACCGCCAGAGCGCAAACGCGATGGCGTTGTTTATCTGCCGTGCATTAAGCCGGAACCACGCCGCACTATTGGCCTGGTATATCGTCCTGGCTCACCGCTGCGTAGTCGTTATGAACAACTGGCAGAGGCCATCCGCGCACGAATGGATGGCCATTTCGATAAAGCGTTAAAACAGGCGGTTTAA
- a CDS encoding MFS transporter translates to MDVDVSTSVAGNKSQRIRRIQTVTLVLLFMAGIVNFLDRSSLSVAGEAIRGELGLSATEFGVLLSAFSLSYGFSQLPSGILLDRFGPRIVLGAGLIFWSLMQALTGMVNSFSHFILMRIGLGIGEAPFMPAGVKSITDWYAQKERGTALGIFNSSTVIGQAIAPPALVLMQLAWGWRAMFVIIGVAGILVGICWYVWYRNRAQFVLTDEERTYLSAPVKPRPQLQFSEWLALFKHRTTWGMILGFSGVNYTGWLYIAWLPGYLQAEQGFSLAKTGWVAAIPFLAAAVGMWVNGIVVDRLAKKGYDLAKTRKTAIVCGLMMSALGTLLVVQSSSPAQAVAFISMALFCVHFAGTSAWGLVQVMVSETKVASIAGIQNFGSFVFASFAPIVTGWVVDTTHSFNLALVIAACVTFTGALCYFFIVKDRIE, encoded by the coding sequence ATGGACGTTGATGTGTCAACCAGTGTTGCGGGTAATAAATCGCAACGGATTCGTCGTATTCAGACAGTGACGCTGGTTTTATTATTTATGGCGGGGATCGTTAATTTCCTCGACCGTTCGTCACTGAGTGTGGCAGGCGAAGCGATTCGTGGCGAGTTAGGATTATCGGCGACAGAGTTTGGTGTTTTGCTTTCTGCATTTTCTCTGTCTTATGGTTTTTCACAACTTCCTTCCGGTATTTTGTTAGATCGTTTTGGTCCACGAATAGTATTAGGCGCAGGTTTGATATTCTGGTCATTAATGCAGGCATTAACAGGAATGGTTAATTCTTTTAGCCACTTTATTTTAATGCGTATTGGTCTGGGTATTGGCGAAGCGCCATTTATGCCAGCGGGGGTGAAATCTATTACCGACTGGTATGCACAAAAAGAACGCGGCACGGCGCTGGGAATTTTTAACTCATCTACCGTTATCGGTCAGGCCATCGCGCCTCCTGCTCTTGTATTGATGCAGTTGGCATGGGGCTGGCGGGCGATGTTCGTTATCATCGGCGTAGCGGGGATTCTGGTTGGGATTTGCTGGTACGTGTGGTATCGCAACCGGGCGCAGTTTGTCCTGACCGACGAAGAACGGACGTATCTCTCTGCGCCGGTTAAACCGCGTCCACAGCTGCAATTTAGCGAGTGGCTGGCGCTGTTTAAGCACCGGACAACCTGGGGGATGATTTTAGGTTTCTCTGGGGTTAACTATACCGGTTGGCTCTACATCGCGTGGTTACCCGGTTATTTGCAGGCCGAGCAAGGTTTCAGTCTGGCGAAAACGGGCTGGGTGGCGGCGATTCCTTTCCTCGCGGCGGCGGTCGGGATGTGGGTTAACGGTATTGTTGTCGATCGACTGGCGAAAAAAGGCTACGACCTGGCGAAGACGCGTAAAACGGCTATTGTCTGCGGTTTGATGATGTCGGCATTAGGAACGTTGCTGGTCGTGCAATCTTCCTCGCCTGCGCAAGCGGTGGCGTTTATCTCAATGGCGCTGTTCTGCGTGCATTTTGCGGGAACATCTGCATGGGGACTGGTTCAGGTGATGGTGTCAGAAACAAAAGTGGCTTCCATCGCCGGGATTCAAAACTTTGGTAGTTTTGTCTTTGCTTCCTTTGCTCCGATCGTAACCGGCTGGGTGGTGGATACCACGCACTCGTTTAATCTGGCGCTGGTTATCGCGGCCTGTGTGACCTTCACTGGTGCGCTGTGTTACTTCTTTATCGTCAAAGATCGCATTGAGTAA
- the manD gene encoding D-mannonate dehydratase ManD has translation MKIIAADVFVTCPGRNFVTLKITTESGLCGLGDATLNGRELSVASYLKDHLCPQLIGRDASRIEDIWQFFYKGAYWRRGPVTMSAISAIDMALWDIKAKAANMPLYQLLGGASREGVMVYCHTTGRTIDEVLEDYAKHQQMGFKAIRVQCGVPGMQTTYGLAKGKGLAYEPATKGQWPEEQLWSSEKYLDFTPKLFEAVRNKFGFNEHLLHDMHHRLTPIEAARFGKSIEDYRLFWMEDPTPAENQECFRLIRQHTVTPIAVGEVFNSIWDCKQLIEEQLIDYIRTTITHAGGITGMRRIADFASLYQVRTGSHGPSDLSPICHAAALHFDLWVPNFGVQEYMGYSEQMLEVFPHSRRFEEGYMHPGDEPGLGISFDEKLAAKYPYDPAYLPVARLEDGTLWNW, from the coding sequence ATGAAAATTATTGCTGCGGACGTTTTTGTTACTTGCCCCGGGCGTAATTTCGTTACGCTTAAAATAACCACTGAAAGCGGACTTTGTGGATTAGGAGATGCCACGTTAAATGGCCGCGAATTGTCGGTCGCTTCTTATCTGAAAGATCATCTTTGCCCACAATTAATCGGCCGCGATGCCAGCCGTATCGAAGATATCTGGCAATTCTTTTATAAAGGCGCTTACTGGCGGCGTGGTCCCGTCACGATGTCGGCCATTTCTGCCATTGATATGGCGTTGTGGGATATCAAAGCTAAAGCAGCCAATATGCCGCTGTATCAACTGCTTGGCGGTGCTTCTCGTGAGGGCGTGATGGTTTATTGCCATACCACCGGGCGCACGATTGATGAAGTTCTTGAGGATTATGCAAAGCACCAGCAGATGGGCTTTAAGGCGATTCGTGTGCAGTGCGGTGTGCCTGGGATGCAAACCACCTATGGCCTGGCGAAGGGCAAAGGGCTTGCGTATGAACCGGCAACCAAAGGCCAGTGGCCGGAAGAGCAGTTGTGGTCTTCAGAAAAGTATCTCGACTTTACGCCGAAGTTATTTGAGGCGGTGCGCAATAAGTTCGGTTTTAACGAACATCTGTTGCATGACATGCACCATCGCCTGACCCCCATCGAAGCGGCGCGCTTTGGAAAGAGCATTGAAGATTACCGCCTGTTCTGGATGGAAGATCCAACGCCTGCCGAGAATCAGGAATGTTTCCGTTTGATTCGCCAGCATACCGTGACGCCAATTGCGGTCGGAGAAGTGTTTAACAGTATCTGGGATTGCAAGCAGTTAATCGAAGAGCAGTTAATTGACTATATTCGCACCACGATAACCCATGCAGGCGGCATTACCGGGATGCGGCGGATTGCCGATTTTGCATCACTTTATCAGGTACGTACCGGTTCGCACGGTCCTTCTGATTTATCGCCCATTTGCCATGCGGCGGCGCTGCATTTTGACCTCTGGGTGCCAAACTTCGGAGTTCAGGAGTACATGGGCTATTCCGAACAAATGCTGGAAGTCTTCCCGCATAGCAGGCGCTTCGAGGAGGGGTATATGCATCCGGGCGATGAACCGGGGCTGGGTATTTCTTTCGATGAGAAACTGGCGGCGAAATATCCGTATGACCCGGCGTATCTCCCCGTCGCACGACTGGAAGATGGCACATTGTGGAACTGGTAA
- the argH gene encoding argininosuccinate lyase: MALWGGRFTQAADQRFKQFNDSLRFDYRLAEQDIVGSVAWSKALVTVGVLTAEEQAQLEEALNVLLEDVRARPQQILESDAEDIHSWVEGKLIDKVGQLGKKLHTGRSRNDQVATDLKLWCKDTVSELLTANRQLQSALVETAQNNQDAVMPGYTHLQRAQPVTFAHWCLAYVEMLARDESRLQDALKRLDVSPLGCGALAGTAYEIDREQLAGWLGFASATRNSLDSVSDRDHVLELLSAAAIGMVHLSRFAEDLIFFNTGEAGFVELSDRVTSGSSLMPQKKNPDALELIRGKCGRVQGALTGMMMTLKGLPLAYNKDMQEDKEGLFDALDTWLDCLHMAALVLDGIQVKRPRCQEAAQQGYANATELADYLVAKGVPFREAHHIVGEAVVEAIRQGKPLEDLPLTELQKFSQVIGEDVYPILSLQSCLDKRAAKGGVSPQQVAQAIAFARARLG, encoded by the coding sequence ATGGCACTTTGGGGCGGGCGTTTTACCCAGGCAGCAGATCAACGGTTCAAACAATTCAACGACTCACTGCGTTTTGATTACCGTCTGGCGGAGCAGGATATTGTTGGCTCTGTGGCCTGGTCCAAAGCCCTGGTAACGGTCGGTGTGCTGACCGCAGAAGAACAGGCGCAACTGGAAGAGGCGCTGAACGTGCTGCTGGAAGATGTTCGCGCCAGGCCACAACAAATCCTTGAAAGCGACGCCGAAGATATCCATAGCTGGGTGGAAGGCAAACTGATCGACAAAGTGGGTCAGTTAGGCAAAAAACTGCACACCGGGCGTAGCCGTAATGATCAGGTAGCGACTGACCTGAAACTGTGGTGCAAAGATACCGTTAGCGAGTTGCTGACGGCTAACCGGCAGCTGCAATCGGCGCTGGTGGAAACCGCACAAAACAATCAGGACGCGGTAATGCCAGGTTACACTCACCTGCAACGCGCCCAGCCGGTGACGTTCGCTCACTGGTGTCTGGCGTATGTTGAGATGCTGGCGCGCGATGAAAGCCGTTTGCAGGATGCGCTTAAGCGTCTGGATGTCAGCCCGCTAGGCTGTGGCGCGCTGGCGGGAACAGCCTATGAAATCGACCGTGAACAGTTAGCAGGCTGGCTGGGCTTTGCTTCGGCGACCCGTAACAGTCTCGACAGCGTTTCTGACCGCGACCACGTGCTGGAACTGCTTTCTGCTGCCGCTATCGGCATGGTGCATCTGTCGCGTTTTGCCGAAGATCTGATTTTCTTTAACACCGGCGAAGCGGGGTTTGTGGAGCTTTCTGACCGCGTGACTTCCGGTTCATCATTAATGCCGCAGAAGAAAAACCCGGATGCGCTGGAGCTGATTCGCGGTAAATGCGGTCGAGTGCAGGGCGCGTTAACCGGCATGATGATGACGCTGAAAGGTTTGCCGCTGGCTTACAACAAAGATATGCAGGAAGACAAAGAAGGTTTGTTCGACGCGCTCGATACCTGGCTGGACTGCCTGCATATGGCGGCGCTGGTGCTGGACGGCATTCAGGTGAAACGCCCACGTTGCCAGGAAGCAGCGCAGCAGGGTTATGCGAATGCTACTGAACTGGCGGATTATCTGGTGGCGAAGGGCGTACCGTTCCGCGAGGCGCACCATATCGTGGGTGAAGCGGTGGTGGAAGCCATTCGTCAGGGTAAACCGCTGGAAGATCTGCCGCTGACCGAGTTGCAGAAATTCAGCCAGGTGATTGGCGAAGATGTCTATCCGATTCTGTCGCTGCAATCGTGCCTCGACAAGCGTGCGGCAAAAGGCGGTGTCTCACCGCAACAGGTGGCGCAGGCGATTGCTTTTGCAAGGGCGCGTTTGGGGTAA
- the argB gene encoding acetylglutamate kinase encodes MMNPLIIKLGGVLLDSEEALERLFSALVNYRESHQRPLVIVHGGGCVVDELMKGLNLPVKKKNGLRVTPADQIDIITGALAGTANKTLLAWAKKHQIAAVGLFLGDGDSVKVTQLDEELGHVGLAQPGSPKLINTLLENGYLPVVSSIGVTNEGQLMNVNADQAATALAATLGADLILLSDVSGILDGKGQRIAEMTAAKAEQLIEQGIITDGMIVKVNAALDAARTLGRPVDIASWRHAEQLPALFNGMPMGTRILA; translated from the coding sequence ATGATGAATCCATTAATTATCAAACTGGGTGGCGTACTGCTGGATAGTGAAGAGGCGCTGGAACGTCTGTTTAGCGCACTGGTGAATTATCGTGAGTCACATCAGCGTCCGCTGGTGATTGTCCACGGCGGCGGCTGCGTGGTGGATGAGCTGATGAAAGGGCTGAATCTGCCGGTGAAAAAGAAAAATGGCCTGCGGGTAACGCCTGCGGATCAGATAGACATTATCACCGGAGCACTGGCGGGAACGGCAAATAAAACCCTGCTGGCATGGGCGAAGAAACATCAGATTGCGGCCGTAGGTTTGTTTCTCGGTGACGGCGACAGCGTCAAAGTGACCCAGCTTGATGAAGAGTTAGGCCATGTTGGACTGGCGCAGCCAGGTTCGCCTAAGCTTATCAATACGTTGCTGGAAAACGGTTATCTGCCGGTGGTCAGCTCCATTGGCGTAACGAACGAAGGACAACTGATGAACGTCAATGCCGACCAGGCGGCAACGGCGCTGGCGGCAACGCTGGGCGCGGATCTGATTTTGCTCTCCGACGTCAGTGGCATTCTCGACGGCAAAGGGCAACGCATTGCCGAAATGACCGCCGCGAAAGCAGAACAACTGATTGAGCAGGGCATTATTACTGACGGCATGATAGTGAAAGTGAACGCGGCGCTGGATGCTGCGCGCACGCTGGGCCGTCCGGTAGATATCGCCTCCTGGCGTCATGCGGAACAACTTCCGGCACTGTTTAACGGTATGCCGATGGGTACGCGGATTTTAGCTTAA
- the argC gene encoding N-acetyl-gamma-glutamyl-phosphate reductase: MLNTLIVGASGYAGAELVTYVNRHPHMNITALTVSAQSNDAGKLISDLHPQLKGIVDLPLQPMSDISEFSPGVDVVFLATAHDVSHDLAPQFLEAGCVVFDLSGAFRVNDAAFYEKYYGFTHQYPELLEQAAYGLAEWCGNKLKEANLIAVPGCYPTAAQLALKPLIDADLLDLSQWPVINATSGVSGAGRKAAISNSFCEVSLQPYGVFTHRHQPEIATHLGADVIFTPHLGNFPRGILETITCRLKPGVTQAQVAQALQRAYAHKPLVRLYDKGVPALKNVVGLPFCDIGFAVQGEHLIIVATEDNLLKGAAAQAVQCANIRFGYAETQSLI; this comes from the coding sequence ATGTTGAATACGCTGATTGTGGGTGCCAGCGGCTACGCTGGCGCAGAGCTAGTGACCTATGTAAATCGCCATCCGCATATGAACATAACCGCTTTGACTGTTTCAGCGCAAAGCAATGATGCGGGAAAGTTAATCTCCGATTTGCATCCGCAGCTAAAAGGCATCGTTGATCTGCCGTTGCAGCCGATGTCGGATATCAGCGAGTTTAGCCCAGGGGTGGACGTGGTGTTTCTCGCTACTGCCCATGACGTTAGCCACGATTTAGCACCGCAATTTCTTGAAGCGGGCTGCGTGGTGTTTGACCTTTCCGGCGCGTTTCGTGTTAACGACGCTGCCTTCTATGAAAAATATTACGGCTTTACCCATCAATACCCGGAACTGCTGGAACAGGCCGCTTATGGTCTGGCGGAGTGGTGCGGCAATAAATTAAAAGAAGCGAACTTAATTGCGGTGCCGGGATGTTATCCGACGGCGGCACAACTGGCGCTGAAACCGTTGATTGATGCCGATCTTCTCGACCTCAGTCAGTGGCCGGTGATTAACGCCACCAGCGGTGTGAGCGGAGCGGGACGTAAGGCAGCGATTTCAAACAGCTTTTGTGAAGTTAGCCTGCAACCGTATGGTGTCTTTACCCATCGCCATCAGCCGGAGATCGCCACGCATCTCGGTGCTGACGTTATCTTCACCCCGCATCTGGGCAATTTCCCGCGCGGCATTCTCGAAACCATTACCTGCCGCCTGAAACCGGGTGTGACCCAGGCGCAAGTCGCGCAAGCGTTACAGCGGGCGTATGCGCATAAACCGCTGGTACGGCTATATGACAAAGGCGTTCCGGCACTGAAAAATGTCGTCGGGCTGCCGTTCTGTGATATCGGGTTTGCCGTTCAGGGCGAGCATCTGATTATTGTGGCGACTGAAGACAATTTATTGAAAGGTGCGGCGGCACAAGCGGTACAGTGCGCCAATATTCGTTTCGGTTATGCGGAAACGCAGTCTCTTATTTAA